One Procambarus clarkii isolate CNS0578487 chromosome 15, FALCON_Pclarkii_2.0, whole genome shotgun sequence DNA segment encodes these proteins:
- the LOC123759025 gene encoding fap1 adhesin-like, which yields MVSVKVVLLVAAAVVATEAMPQGFFSQVGDLASSFASSVRSTANTVADQVRETASSVGDSVSEGATQFGSSVRDTFSEAGDTISKGAAQLGSSVRDTFSEVSEDTQKAEDTVSEGAQQLGSSVKETLSEALEGAQKAGESVAEGATQLASSVKDTASEAVEGAKESVSEGATQLVSSAKDKASEVAESVQEAGHSVSEGASQLASSVKDKATEAVEGAQEVGHSISEGASQLASSAKDKATEAVEGAQEVGHSVAEGATQLASSVKDTASEAVEGARESVSEGATQLASSAKDKASEVAESVQEAGQSVSEGASQLASSVKDKATEAVEGAQEVGHSISEGATQLASSAKDKATEAVEGAQEVGHTISEGATQLASSVKDKASEVVEDAQEAGHSVSEGATQLASSVKDKASEVGHSVSEGASQLGSSVQDTVGEVVQSGRKIRSNNIEFEDSLTPRDLLSNLPFSSVFEMAQETLKEAGQFAEKINRSGGDIKDLDADLN from the coding sequence ATGGTGAGCGTGaaagtggtgttgctggtggcggcggcggtggtggcgacaGAGGCCATGCCACAGGGCTTCTTCAGTCAGGTTGGGGACTTGGCATCCTCATTTGCCTCCAGTGTTCGATCCACCGCGAACACAGTGGCTGACCAAGTGAGGGAAACTGCCTCCAGCGTTGGGGACTCTGTGTCTGAAGGGGCTACACAGTTCGGCTCATCTGTGAGAGATACTTTCAGCGAAGCAGGGGACACAATATCCAAAGGTGCCGCACAGCTCGGCTCGTCTGTGAGAGATACGTTCAGCGAAGTATCGGAGGATACACAAAAAGCAGAGGACACTGTGTCTGAGGGCGCCCAACAGCTCGGCTCATCTGTGAAGGAGACCTTGAGTGAAGCCCTGGAGGGTGCCCAGAAAGCGGGAGAGTCCGTGGCTGAGGGAGCAACACAACTCGCCTCATCTGTGAAAGATACTGCCAGTGAGGCAGTTGAAGGAGCAAAGGAATCTGTATCTGAGGGCGCCACACAGCTTGTTTCGTCTGCGAAAGACAAAGCTAGTGAGGTTGCGGAAAGTGTACAGGAAGCGGGACACTCTGTGTCGGAGGGTGCATCCCAGCTTGCCTCATCTGTGAAAGACAAAGCTACCGAAGCGGTAGAAGGCGCACAGGAAGTAGGACACTCTATATCTGAGGGCGCATCCCAGCTTGCTTCATCTGCGAAAGACAAAGCTACTGAAGCGGTGGAAGGCGCACAGGAAGTAGGGCACTCCGTGGCTGAGGGCGCAACACAGCTCGCCTCATCTGTGAAAGATACTGCCAGTGAGGCAGTTGAAGGAGCACGGGAATCCGTATCTGAAGGCGCCACACAGCTTGCCTCATCTGCAAAAGACAAAGCTAGTGAGGTTGCGGAAAGTGTACAGGAAGCGGGACAATCTGTGTCGGAGGGCGCATCCCAGCTTGCCTCATCTGTGAAAGACAAAGCTACCGAAGCGGTGGAAGGCGCACAGGAAGTAGGACACTCTATATCTGAGGGCGCCACACAGCTTGCTTCATCTGCCAAAGACAAAGCTACTGAAGCGGTGGAAGGCGCACAGGAAGTTGGACACACTATATCTGAGGGCGCCACACAGCTTGCCTCATCTGTGAAAGACAAAGCTAGCGAAGTGGTGGAAGATGCACAGGAAGCGGGGCACTCCGTATCTGAGGGCGCCACACAGCTTGCTTCATCTGTGAAAGACAAAGCTAGCGAAGTAGGGCATTCCGTGTCCGAGGGCGCCTCGCAGCTCGGCTCATCTGTGCAGGACACGGTCGGTGAGGTGGTGCAGAGCGGACGGAAAATAAGGAGCAACAACATAGAGTTTGAGGACTCACTCACCCCCAGGGACCTCCTGTCTAACTTACCCTTCAGCAGCGTCTTCGAAATGGCACAGGAAACCTTGAAGGAGGCCGGGCAATTTGCTGAAAAAATTAACAGAAGTGGAGGGGACATCAAGGATTTAGATGCTGATTTGAATTAA